Below is a genomic region from Scyliorhinus canicula chromosome 2, sScyCan1.1, whole genome shotgun sequence.
ttcaatcatggctgatatttctctcatccccattctcctgctttctctccataacccctgatccctttattaatcaagaacctatccatctctgtcttaatgacattcagtgatttggcctccacagccttctgcagcaaagagttccacagattcaccaccctctggctgaagaaattcctcctcatctctcttttaaaGGATAGTTCCttttgtctgagattgtgtcctctggttctagtttttcctgcaagtggaaacattcttgtgggcagcacggtagcattgtggatagcacaattgcttcacagctccagggtcccaggttcgattccgtcttgggtcactgtctgtgcggagtctgcacatcctccccgtgtgtgcgtgggtttcctccgagtgctccggtttcctcccacagtccaaagatgtgtgcaggttaggtggattggccatgataaattgcccttagtgtccaaaattgcccttggtgttgggtggggttactgggttatgggatagggtggaggtgttgaccttgggtagggtgctctttccaagagccggtgcagactcgatgggccgaatggcctcctttctgcactgtaaattctataattctatgatcctctccacgtccattcaaTCCAGGCCTTGCaatatcctgtatgtttcaatatgatcccccctcattcttctaaactccaacgagtacagacccagagtcctcaactattcctcatatgacaagattccagggatcattcatatgactctcctctggacccttcccaaggtcagcacatccttgttTAGATACGGGGTCCAGAATTGCTCCTATCTGCCGACtgtacctgcacattaaccttgggagaatcatgaacaaggactcccaagtccctttgtgtttctgatttcctaagcatttccccatttagaaaatagtcaatgcctgcattactccttccaaagagcataacctcacacttctccatattgtattccatctgccacttctttgcccactctcctagcctgtccatgtccttctgcagcatcccccctgcttcctcaatactacctgtccctctacatatctttgtatcatctgtaaacccagcaacagtgtcttcagttccatcttccagatcattaatgtatattgtgaaacgttgtggtcccagcaccgacctctgacccactagtcaccggctgccatcctgaaaaagaccccattATCCCCATTCTCGACCTTATGCCTGTCagacaatcctctgtccatgccaatATCTTACTTTCAacgccatgggctcttaacctatttaatagtgtcctgtgtggcaccttgtcaaatgctttctggaaatctaaataaatcacgtccactggttctcctttgtccaacttctttgttacctcctcaaagaactctaacagatttgtcagacatgacctctctttgacaaagccgtgctgactcagtcctattttttcAAGCactccgtgatctcatctttaataatggactctaaaatcttaccaattactgaagtcaggctaaccgtcttatgcctccctcccttcttaaacaacggtGTTACATGAGCCACTTTCCATTCCtatgggacccttcctgcctccagtgattgtgTAAGCTAATATTTTCCCTTCATCAAGATGAAACTGACTAGCTTGTAGCTGCTCATTTTCACAGAGATAAACATTTATAAATTTCCAGACCTCTGGCCCCTTTCCCTTATCTAAGGATTATTGAACGCATATGGACAAGAGATTTCTATTGATCTACACAAAAATTCAAAATAATTGAAAAGCATGATTGTCAATAAGAGGCCATTTTATTATTTTCAAGTAAATGTTAGCAAAGTAAATCAGGTTTGTAAAGACAGTCTAGAAATCTCTCATGCGTCTGAAAGAACCGATAGTTGAATTGTAGCCACCCCAGTCACTGTATCTCTTGTATTCACCGGGTCTCATGAAGTACTGTCGGCCTCTGTAGTTGGGATGTTCATAGAAGGTCCAGTAACCGTCCATCACATGGGAGGAGTGGATGTCACGGTAACGGAAACGATCGTAGACAGATGGACAGTCATCCATGAATTCCATCATCTGTCCTCCAAAGTCAGGCCTCTCGTAAATCCTCATCTTATAGTTTCCACCTCGGTACTGCAATAGAAATGAAAGCATATTTGTGATgagaatttagaaaaatgacCTTCTGTTCTGCAGGGACGATATGAAGAGTTGCAGTTGATTTCTAAACAATGGAGTTCATTATCTTTTGAATAATTTCCTCTGAATCTCCCCTTCAAATGGTTCCAGAAAAATGCTGAAATCTTTTGTGAGGTAAATTCAGGATGGATTCCAGTTGGTCCAAACGGGGGGAGATTTTTCTGAATGTGAAAGTTCACTTCTGTTACACATTGTGATGTGTAGTCTTTCCATCTCACTGAGATTTAAAACACTGTAGTTCAGTTGAATCTCTTTTACTAATACCCTCCTTTTACAGCCTTGCTGAAAATAATACTTCTACGTTCAAACTGGTCCATTCTAACAACTATGTTTTCAGCTCCATATTGTTAAGTAACTTGAACCAATTTCCTCTAATGTGTCTGCATTTTGGACGTGAAGCAATTTATAATGATATTATTACATTCTATTAAATCTTTGATCCCACGGCATTCATATTTAAAGCTTCATTAATTATAGATAGAAGGACAATAATTAGTATCTGTTCCCATTTCCCAAATAAGAGTATTTTGATGCTCCTTGCacaacatcgaacatacagtgcagaaggaggccattcggcccgttgagtctgcaccgacccactcaaactctcatttccaccctatccccacaacccaataactcctcctaaccttttttggtcactaagggcaatttagcatggccaatccacctaacctgcacgtctttggactgtgggaggaaaccggagcacccggaggaaacccacgcagacacggggagaatgtgcagactccgcacagacagtgacccagcagggaatcaaacctgggaccctggcgctgtgaagccacaatgctaatcacttgtgctaccatgctgcccattagcaAAAACAGCTGAAGGGTTTCCTCAGTCTATACCGACAAACTCAACGGCCCAATAACTTATCATTTTCAACTCATCCATCCCGGTTATATATAAAAGTCATCAAAGGTAACTTACATATGGGTAGGTACGACATGACCTGATATTGTCATTGAATCCCATCCAGCGCTGGTAGTCAGGATAttctcccctgctcagaacatacTGGTATCCCATGTAATTgggtttctcatacatcacccacCAGTCACTCATGACACGCATGGAGTTACAGCGGCTGAAGTAAGGGGACAGGTCAGCACAGTCATTACTGCACTCATAGTGCCGACCCTGGAAGTTCCTGTCCTCGTAAAAGATAATCTGTGAAAAGAGACAAAGCCTGAAATTAATAATTTCTCAAATCAGGAGATACATTGAAAGAAAAATTCTAATTCTATACATAAACTCTGAGTTCTCCTTGCCTTGCCCATTTTGAGTTCACCGTTAGTTTTGGAATTGAATGTTTCAGTGCTTCACACCGTTTGGTATTTATATGCTGGATAGAAAGACCTCTGTCGGCTGTACTTTGTTATTCTAATGAGTCATTGCTGAAAATCAGCAAAATTGAACAAAACGCCTGTTGTATTCATTGCAGTAAAACACCTGAAAGATGCCTGATGTGTTAGTGATTCTTTCCCTTCTGATTGTCATTTCACTTTCATTGTCATTTGAACAAAATATTTCTGGAACAGTCCCGGCTCCGAATTCTCCCAGATTTGCTTAATGAGCCGGTTTATTTGAAATAACAAATAGAAGAATAGAAAGTAATGCTGTGGAAAAGAGCGACTGGCTGTTGTTGTGTTCTGTTACTTCCTCGATAATGATGGTGCATATAGACCGTGAAGATATTGTTGCTACAAGCATATATTCTTTGTGGTAACTCTGCATCACTAAGTACAAACGATTCCGTCTCCGGTTCTGATGTCTGTCGTCTTGTCCGTCCTTCTACCAAGTGCCTGGCTGCTGTCCATCATTTAATatacgaacaaagaacaaagaaaagtacagctcaggaacaggcccttcggccctccaagcctgcccgtctaaactaaaatcttctacacatctGCCCGGTCTGGTTCCACATGCTGGCGGGAGGTTATAGCTGTCCCTACATATGTTGGTCATTGTTTATATACAGTGGAACTGCTTtatacaaatatatacattgATACAGCTATGCACAATTATGGATAGATATGTCTGTGCGTATATCACCACACCCCACTCCTTTGGAGAAATTTTTAAATGACCTTATTTACTTTGACATTTCTGCATTAAGAGAGAAGGGTTCAGTCACAGGTTCATTCTATCAGGCTTCTGCCGCACTCTGGACGACTGCCTGAGTATCATCAGGGCTGGTGAGCATGCCCCATCTGCTTCGCTCACTGCTCCATCCACCGGCACCAACATAGATGCATCAGTTGCTCCAGGATGCGCCCATTTTCTCCATCCATTTCTCTCTTGGGAGTTTACTCCAACTCATCTGCCAGGTTGAGGACAAAGGTTCGCTCTACCTTGAGATGAGCTCTTCGATTTTGGCGCAGGAATGAGTAATCTTCAGTGAGCACCCCGTATGAGTGTGGACTCGCTTGCTGTACAACCGTTGATAGCTTCGTCCACCCTCCATCATTGGGAGTCTCGACTCTAACTGTGTCACGCATTTGCAGAGGTTGGAGTGCCCTCGCAGTTTTGTCATCTGCAACGTCTTGTTTGTGCTTTTGTGAGATGAGCTTCGACTGGAGGTTTCTATCTACTGTGTGGCCTACCATATAGGGCAGGGTTGGCTGCAGCTGCCTGTTCGTCAACAGCTGTGCTGGTTACAGGCCATTTCCTAGTGGGGCTGACCGGTAGCTGAGCAGGGTGAGGTACATGTCCTCCGCACTGTCTAATGCTTTCATGAGCAGCCATTTGACTGTATGAACGCCCTTCTCCGCCTTCCTATTTGACTGTGGATAGAGCAGGCTTGATATTACATGCTTGTAATCATACCGGTGAGCAAATGCAATCTATTCGTAATTGCTAAAACAGGGACCATTGTCCGACATGACAATTGATGGTATGCCATGCTGTGCGAAGATCGATTTTATATGCTGGATCAAACAACTTGCTGTTGCGTTGGACAATTGCGCCTCctcagggtaattggaaaaataatcaatgaccACCTTTATCCTTTAAAAGTGGAACAGGTCCATCCCGACGTTGTACCATGGGCTGGCAACAACTCCTTCGATTTACATGGGCACCTTGTTTTGCATACAGTAATGTGGTCACCATATTGAAGTATATTTGAgctttgtttcccccccccccccccccccccccaccagagagacTTCATATACGGGTGCAGCTCTTGAGCGTGTGTAAGCGACAGCCAGAAATTTGCCTGGTGTATAGATCAATTTAAAATCACATTACTGAAGCTTCATCATGAGCAGTTGTATCCGTGGGGACATCTGGCAGTTTCTTGTAGACTATTGAGACCAACGGCTTGTGGTCCGTCTCAACGAAGAAGTgcatacacgtaatcatggatCTCGCGCCTTCCTTCAGTTGTATACAGTCGGTGAATGGTAAGGTGCCAAACTCCTGAAATACCACCGGATGTGTCTTGGAAATGGCCTCCACCAAGACGTGTTGGGGAGACTCCATGCAACTTGCAGCGTAAACCCTTTAGACTAGCCTGAGCTGTTCACAGGCCTGCACACCAATGAGTGATTTACGCTCTGCCGCAATTACGGAGAATCGTATCCTGTGAGTTATCTTGTTAATGGTGACATTCAGCTCACATTCTCCCACAGTCACAATCTGATGCCCATTGTAGCCCTTGAGAATGATGCCTGCTGGATCAATGTGAGGTACTGTGTTGAACTGCCGCACAACCGAGAACGGAATCTGTTTGGCCCTCGCTCCCATATCAAGCTTACACTTCATGACCGTTCCACTGAGCATTACTTGGATCATCCACCTTTCCTCGATGGTCCCCACCTACCCCTCACCTATGACTGCAGACGGTGCACGTCCATTCTTGGCCCAGGTCGGCCAAAACGTTTGAGTCATGTCTTGTAATCATATTCACAACAGCCCAGTGATCAACTTGTTATCCAGCTTCGGGTTCCTCTGTTCTGCCCGATCAACTGTGAAACAGCgagcaaagtggcccttcctgcCACACCGGTAATAGTTCTTGTTAAATTCCAGACATCTTTTCAGCGAGTGTCCGTTGCCACAGCTCAGGCACAAAATGTCGGATAAGATCTACTGTCCAAAATATCCACCCCCAGCGAGACCACATTTCTTGTGatgtccaaaatggccacccccaCGGAGACCATGGGCTCTCTGATGCCTTTTATCGATTTGTTCCAAATGACCACCCCCAACATGAGGACTTTTCTTTCGC
It encodes:
- the LOC119962425 gene encoding gamma-crystallin S-1-like yields the protein MGKIIFYEDRNFQGRHYECSNDCADLSPYFSRCNSMRVMSDWWVMYEKPNYMGYQYVLSRGEYPDYQRWMGFNDNIRSCRTYPYYRGGNYKMRIYERPDFGGQMMEFMDDCPSVYDRFRYRDIHSSHVMDGYWTFYEHPNYRGRQYFMRPGEYKRYSDWGGYNSTIGSFRRMRDF